The following are encoded together in the Marmota flaviventris isolate mMarFla1 chromosome 18, mMarFla1.hap1, whole genome shotgun sequence genome:
- the LOC114079753 gene encoding zinc finger protein 211-like isoform X2, translating into MSPAGCLHGVEQEEAPSEPSVSEGLSRVMTPKEGSSSQNACSCEICGLVLRSILQLAQNHRTTHPGQKPRTCGRQFYFAANLQQLQRQHIKELPFRGDTDRTLFIKSCMIHVSGKPYTCKEVGKGFLASVGFPRQQATHTGEKPNASYKCGVAFHNGKSLHHWGECKKAFSHTDTLVQYQRALTSEGLFECSKCGKACTRRCNLIQHQKVHSEERPYECSECGKFFTYYSSFVIHQRVHTGERPYECSQCGKAFSQIYSLNSHRKVHTGERPYECGECGKSFSQRSNLIQHQRVHTGERPYECSECGKSFSQNFSLIYHQRVHTGERPHECSECGKSFSRSSSLIHHRRLHTGERPYECSECGKSFKQSSSLSSHRKVHAGERPYVCEECGKPFSHSSNLRNHQRVHTGERPIECSECGKSFSCKSNLIKHLRVHTGERPYKCSECGKSFSQSSSLIQHQRIHTGKRPYQCSECGKSFGCKSVLVQHQRVHSGERS; encoded by the exons ATGTCACCAGCAG GTTGTTTGCATGGAGTAGAGCAAGAGGAAGCACCTTCCGAACCAAGCGTTTCTGAAGGATTGTCACGTGTCATGACTCCCAAAGAGGGGTCGTCATCCCAGAATGCCTGCTCCTGTGAAATATGTGGCCTGGTCTTGAGAAGCATTTTGCAGTTGGCTCAGAACCACAGAACAACACATCCTGGGCAGAAGCCACGCACATGTGGAAGACAGTTCTATTTTGCTGCAAATCTTCAACAGCTTCAGAGGCAGCACATTAAAGAGCTTCCCTTCAGAGGTGACACTGACAGAACCTTGTTTATAAAGAGCTGCATGATCCATGTGTCGGGGAAGCCTTATACTTGCAAAGAGGTGGGGAAGGGTTTTCTGGCCAGCGTGGGATTTCCCCGTCAACAGGCCACTCACACAGGGGAGAAACCAAATGCCAGTTACAAGTGTGGGGTGGCCTTTCACAATGGAAAAAGTCTTCACCACTGGGGGGAATGCAAGAAAGCTTTTAGCCACACAGATACACTCGTTCAGTACCAGAGGGCACTCACAAGTGAAGGGCTTTTTGAGTGCAGCAAGTGTGGGAAAGCCTGTACTCGGAGATGTAATCTCATTCAGCACCAGAAAGTCCACAGTGAAGAGAGGCCTTATGAGTGCAGTGAATGTGGGAAGTTCTTCACCTACTACTCGAGCTTCGTCATCCACCAGCGAGTGCACACTGGAGAGAGGCCTTATGAGTGCAGTcagtgtgggaaggccttcagtCAGATCTACAGCCTCAACAGCCATAGGAAAGTCCACACGGGAGAGAGGCCTTATGAGTGTGGGGAATGTGGGAAATCCTTCAGCCAGAGGTCCAACCTCATTCAACATCAAAGAGTTCACACGGGAGAGAGGCCTTATGAGTGCAGTGAGTGTGGGAAATCCTTTAGCCAAAACTTCAGCCTCATTTACCACCAGAGAGTTCACACTGGAGAAAGGCCTCATGAGTGCAGTGAGTGTGGGAAATCCTTTAGCCGAAGTTCCAGCCTCATTCACCACCGGAGGCTTCACACTGGAGAGAGGCCCTATGAGTGCAGTGAGTGTGGGAAATCCTTTAAGCAAAGCTCCAGCCTCAGTTCACATCGGAAAGTCCACGCAGGAGAAAGGCCCTATGTATGTGAGGAGTGTGGGAAACCCTTCAGCCACAGCTCCAACCTTAGGAACCATCAGAGGGTCCACACTGGAGAAAGGCCTATTGAGTGCAGTGAGTGTGGGAAATCCTTTAGCTGCAAATCTAACCTCATTAAACACCTGAGGGTCCACACTGGAGAAAGGCCTTATAAATGTAGTGAATGTGGGAAGTCTTTCAGCCAAAGCTCCAGCCTCattcaacaccagagaattcacactggaaaAAGGCCTTATCAGTGCAGTGAATGTGGGAAATCCTTTGGCTGCAAATCTGTCCTCGTTCAACACCAGAGAGTTCACAGTGGAGAAAGGTCTTAG
- the LOC114079753 gene encoding zinc finger protein 211-like isoform X1 codes for MEAAAPRGPAGVTFQDVAVYFSWEEWDLLDEAQRHLHLEVMLENLALISSLGCLHGVEQEEAPSEPSVSEGLSRVMTPKEGSSSQNACSCEICGLVLRSILQLAQNHRTTHPGQKPRTCGRQFYFAANLQQLQRQHIKELPFRGDTDRTLFIKSCMIHVSGKPYTCKEVGKGFLASVGFPRQQATHTGEKPNASYKCGVAFHNGKSLHHWGECKKAFSHTDTLVQYQRALTSEGLFECSKCGKACTRRCNLIQHQKVHSEERPYECSECGKFFTYYSSFVIHQRVHTGERPYECSQCGKAFSQIYSLNSHRKVHTGERPYECGECGKSFSQRSNLIQHQRVHTGERPYECSECGKSFSQNFSLIYHQRVHTGERPHECSECGKSFSRSSSLIHHRRLHTGERPYECSECGKSFKQSSSLSSHRKVHAGERPYVCEECGKPFSHSSNLRNHQRVHTGERPIECSECGKSFSCKSNLIKHLRVHTGERPYKCSECGKSFSQSSSLIQHQRIHTGKRPYQCSECGKSFGCKSVLVQHQRVHSGERS; via the exons ATGGAGGCGGCCGCGCCAAGGGGCCCGGCCGGG GTGACCTTTCAAGATGTGGCTGTGTACTTCTCTTGGGAGGAATGGGATCTTCTTGATGAGGCCCAGAGACACCTGCACCTCGAGGTGATGCTGGAAAACTTGGCACTTATATCCTCACTGG GTTGTTTGCATGGAGTAGAGCAAGAGGAAGCACCTTCCGAACCAAGCGTTTCTGAAGGATTGTCACGTGTCATGACTCCCAAAGAGGGGTCGTCATCCCAGAATGCCTGCTCCTGTGAAATATGTGGCCTGGTCTTGAGAAGCATTTTGCAGTTGGCTCAGAACCACAGAACAACACATCCTGGGCAGAAGCCACGCACATGTGGAAGACAGTTCTATTTTGCTGCAAATCTTCAACAGCTTCAGAGGCAGCACATTAAAGAGCTTCCCTTCAGAGGTGACACTGACAGAACCTTGTTTATAAAGAGCTGCATGATCCATGTGTCGGGGAAGCCTTATACTTGCAAAGAGGTGGGGAAGGGTTTTCTGGCCAGCGTGGGATTTCCCCGTCAACAGGCCACTCACACAGGGGAGAAACCAAATGCCAGTTACAAGTGTGGGGTGGCCTTTCACAATGGAAAAAGTCTTCACCACTGGGGGGAATGCAAGAAAGCTTTTAGCCACACAGATACACTCGTTCAGTACCAGAGGGCACTCACAAGTGAAGGGCTTTTTGAGTGCAGCAAGTGTGGGAAAGCCTGTACTCGGAGATGTAATCTCATTCAGCACCAGAAAGTCCACAGTGAAGAGAGGCCTTATGAGTGCAGTGAATGTGGGAAGTTCTTCACCTACTACTCGAGCTTCGTCATCCACCAGCGAGTGCACACTGGAGAGAGGCCTTATGAGTGCAGTcagtgtgggaaggccttcagtCAGATCTACAGCCTCAACAGCCATAGGAAAGTCCACACGGGAGAGAGGCCTTATGAGTGTGGGGAATGTGGGAAATCCTTCAGCCAGAGGTCCAACCTCATTCAACATCAAAGAGTTCACACGGGAGAGAGGCCTTATGAGTGCAGTGAGTGTGGGAAATCCTTTAGCCAAAACTTCAGCCTCATTTACCACCAGAGAGTTCACACTGGAGAAAGGCCTCATGAGTGCAGTGAGTGTGGGAAATCCTTTAGCCGAAGTTCCAGCCTCATTCACCACCGGAGGCTTCACACTGGAGAGAGGCCCTATGAGTGCAGTGAGTGTGGGAAATCCTTTAAGCAAAGCTCCAGCCTCAGTTCACATCGGAAAGTCCACGCAGGAGAAAGGCCCTATGTATGTGAGGAGTGTGGGAAACCCTTCAGCCACAGCTCCAACCTTAGGAACCATCAGAGGGTCCACACTGGAGAAAGGCCTATTGAGTGCAGTGAGTGTGGGAAATCCTTTAGCTGCAAATCTAACCTCATTAAACACCTGAGGGTCCACACTGGAGAAAGGCCTTATAAATGTAGTGAATGTGGGAAGTCTTTCAGCCAAAGCTCCAGCCTCattcaacaccagagaattcacactggaaaAAGGCCTTATCAGTGCAGTGAATGTGGGAAATCCTTTGGCTGCAAATCTGTCCTCGTTCAACACCAGAGAGTTCACAGTGGAGAAAGGTCTTAG